Below is a genomic region from Prolixibacteraceae bacterium.
AATTGCTGGAAAAATAGCAAAGCAGTTTATCAACTCAAAGCTAACGCCATTGTTGATGTTACTGTTTCTAGGTCTTGGTTTTTATGGTGCGTCTTTAACTCCTAGAGAAGAAGAGCCACAAATATCCGTTCCGATTGCAGATATCTTTATAAGTTACCCTGGAGCTTCTCCCAAAGAGGTGGAGTCAAGGGTCTCTAAGCCGTTGGAGAAGGTGATCTCAAATATCAAAGGGGTAGAGTATGTTTACTCTACAAGTATGAAAGATCAGGCACAGTTAGTTGTTCAGTTTTATGTAGGAGATGATGTCGAGAGAAGTATCGTAAAACTTTATAATGAGATTGTCAAACATATGGATCAAATTCCACAAGGAGTATCTATGCCCTTGATAAAAACAAGATCGATTGATGATGTCCCTGTGATGTCGTTAACTCTATGGAGTGAGACCTATAACGACTATCAATTAAAAAGAATATCTACTGAGGTTGCTAATGAGATTAGTACGATTACTGATATTGCTCAAGTAAAAGTAATAGGTGGAAGATCACGAGAGTTTGCGGTGACATTTGATCCCAATAAGCTTAGTGGTTATGGCTTAGATGCTTCTGTAGTGGCACAACGACTGATGCAAGAGAACTCTCAAAAAACGGTGGGTGCTTTTTATCAGCATAATCATACGTATAGTGTGCAGAGTGGAACATTTCTTAGAAGTCAATCAGACTTAGAGAATATTATAGTGTCGGTGAAACAGAATACGCCTGTATATCTAAATCAAGTGGCCACAGTTGAAGATGGTCCTGGCAAGCCAACGCAATATGTGACGTTTGGTTATGGCGCTACTCATGCCGATTCACCTAATACATATGCTGCATCTACAATATCTGTTGCCAAACGAAATGGAGCCGATGCAATGCAGCTCGCTGATCTCGTTCTTGAGAAAGTATCTCATTTGGAGGGTAAGCTTATTCCACGTGATGTGCATATTGAAGTGACGCGTAACTATGGAAAAAGTGCTTCTCATAAAGTGAATGAGTTGATGTGGCATCTGTTGGGTTCTATTATTGCAGTCACATTTATTGTAGCTCTTAGTATGGGTTGGAGAGGAGGACTGGTTGTATTTCTTTCTGTTCCTGTAACTTTTGCGCTTACATTGTTTGTGTATTACCTTTTAGGATATACATTAAATCGTATTACTTTATTCGCCCTAGTGTTTGTGACTGGAATTGTAGTGGATGACTCCATTATTATTGCAGAGAATATGCATCGGCATTTTAAAATGCGACAGAAATCCTTTATGGATGCCGCACTTGCAAGTATTAGTGAGGTCGGTAATCCAACGATTTTAGCGACTTTTACTGTTATTGCAGCTGTGTTGCCTATGGTGGCTGTTTCAGGTATGATGGGGCCATATATGAGTCCCATGCCAATTGGTGCAGCCTTTGCTATGATCTTTTCGCTATTAGTTGCATTGACCATTACACCTTATATCGCTTATCGTTTATTGAAAAAAGAGGAGGGGACTGAGAAGCATGGTGCTGATGAACTATCTGGTGTGGAATCTACATGGATCTATAAGCTCTACCGTAAAGTGATGATGCCTTTGTTGGATAGCAAAAAGAGACGATGGGGATTTATTGGTGCTGTCGTGATGTTATTAATTGGATCTATATTATTGTTTTATGTCAAGTGGGTTGCTGTTAAGATGCTTCCTTTCGATAATAAAAATGAATACCAAGTGGTCATTGATATGCCTGAGGGGACCACATTAGAAAAGACATATGAGGTGACACAGGCATTGGCGAATTACATTAAAGATCAACCTGAAGTAAAAATGTATACTAGTTATGTTGGAACAGCCTCTCCCATAACTTTTAATGGACTGGTTCGTCATTACGACCTAAGACAGGCAAGCAATATGGCTGATATCCAAGTCAATTTAACCGATAAGTCTGATCGTGATTTGCAGAGTCATGATCTTGCAAAGATGGTAAGGCCAGGATTGGAGCAGATTGCTTCTAATTATGGTGCAAAGATAAAGGTTGTGGAGATGCCTCCAGGTCCACCTGTGTTGAGTACTCTAGTTGTTGAGGTGTATGGGCCTGATGCTGTAGAGCAAAGACGTATTGCTCTACATGTGGAAGATATCTTTAATGACAATCCAAATGTCGTAGATGTTGATACATATATTGAAGCAGATACGTATGGATATAAACTGATTATTGATAAACAAAAAGCACTTGTTCGAGGTGTTTCAACTCAACAGATTGAACAGGTACTACAGACCTCTCTTCATGGGAGTCGGATTATGAATATTATTCAATCTAATGAGAATAATGAGGTGCCTGTAAACTTACAGTTCGAGGACAAAGCATATGCATCCATTGAAAGCATACAAGCTATAAAGCTATTGTCAAGAAACGGATCGATGGTCTATCTTGGCGATGTTGCGAAGGTGAATAGAGTGAAAGAGCCAAAGTCGATATACCGTAAGAACCAGCACCCAGTAACCTATGTTACAGCGGAGGTTGCAGGTTCATTGGAGAGTCCAGTCTACCCGATATTAGATGTAAAAGAACAGATAGAGCAGATTCCGGTAAAAGGTCAAGACCGTCTGATTGAAATGTATAATGGACAACCATTTAACGATGATAAGTATGTAGTGAAATGGGATGGTGAGTGGCAGATTACTTACGATGTTTTTCGAGATTTAGGCGTGGCCTTTGCCGTCGTTCTTGTAGTCATTTATATGTTGATCATCGGGTGGTTTCAAGATTACAAGGTGCCAATGATTATGATGATCTCGATACCACTTTCATTAGGTGGAATATTGGTTGGACACTGGATTATGGGAGCATACTTTACAGCAACAAGTATGATCGGATTGATTGCTCTCGCTGGAATTATGGTCCGGAATGCAATTTTACTTGTTGATTTTATTAATCTAAGGCTATTGGAAAGGGTTCCTCTAAAACAGGCTATCATAGAGGCTGGTGCTGTTCGGACGACTCCTATTCTTTTAACTGCAGGAACAGTAGTCATTGGAGCTTTCGTGATTCTTTTTGACCCTATATTCCAAGGTTTAGCTATCTCGTTAATGGGTGGATCAATAGCATCAACAGCATTGACCTTGATTATTGTACCATTGATATTTTATATGGGATATCGTAAAAAGTATCAGTAGAAGATCATGATTAATAATATAGCCCAAAGTGTTTTATCACTTTGGGCTTTTTAGTTCTAGAATATGGTGTAAACTAGAGTTGTATGGTATATGTTCTGTGCAAACAAAAAATGGATGTGGTAGTTTGTTTTATGTGGTAATAGTGTTGTTATTGATGTGTTTAAGCTCTTTTATTGTGGTGTTAAACTTTTTTACTCTTACTTTTGTGTTATATTTGTTGTGTAGAACATAAAATGGATGTCCTTGTGATTGTATCTTGTGTATACTCCTTTAAACCTGTCTATTTTGTAGTATGTTCTCATTAAATTTGAGTTTTTTAATTAATAAATGTCCTATGGAAAATAATACTACTATCACTTATGACGTGATAGATCATGATAATTCTTGCGATACAAAGATGATTGCCTCCTTTTTAGAAGTACACTTAGAACAGTATGGAGATAAGATAGATGACATTGAAAAAGCAATTGATTACATCTTTAATGGTAACGGTGGGGTATTGGTTGTTCAAAAACAGCAAGATCAAGTTGTGGGGGCTACGGTAATTAATAAGACTGGTATGCATGGTTATATCCCTGAGAATATCTTGGTTTATATAGCTATTCACAAGGATTTCAGAGGGTTGGGGTTAGGACGTAAATTAATGGAGAAGGCATTAAATCATGTCGATGGAGATGTTGCATTGCATGTGGAAAGAGATAACCCTGCAATAAAATTATACGAATCCATTGGGTTTACCAATCCTTATCTTGAGATGAGATTGAAACGCTGCCAGTGAATGCATTATATCAGCACTACTGAAACTTCTGTTTAATAGTATTAATGTAATACCGTATTTAATCTTATCTCTTAAATATTTTATCAAAATAAAAAACTATGGCCTATATTGTCTTAGATACAAAAAAATTAAAGCACAACTTCCTATTTCTAAATAACCTGTTCTCTAATAATGATAAAGAGTGGGCTGTCGTTTCTAAGCTATTTTGTGGTAATAGAGGATATCTAGAGTATTTGATTTCGTTAGGACCAAATCAAATATGTGATTCACGAATAAGTAATCTTGAGATTATTAAGGATATTGATCCTGAGATGAAAACTATATATATCAAACCACCAGCGCATGATGTGATAGAAGAGGTGGTTCGATATGCCGATACTAGCTTTAATAGTGAACTTGAAACGATCCGTTTGCTTTCAGAGGAAGCATTGAAACAAGATAAGATACATAAGGTAATTATCATGATTGAACTTGGAGACCTACGAGAAGGAATCATGGGCGAAGATTTAATTGCTTTCTATGGTGAGGTATTCGAGCTGAAAGGAATTGAAGTAACTGGAATTGGAGCCAATCTGAACTGTTTAAGTGGCGTATTACCTTCACAAGATAAATTAATTCAATTGTCATTATATGAACAATTAATTGAAGCCAATTTTCATCGACAGATACCATGGGTCTCTGGAGGTACGTCTATTACTATTCCTCTGATTGAAAGAGGACAGGTGCCCAAAGGTGTGAATCATTTTAGGGTAGGAGAGACGTTGTATTTTGGTAACCATCTATTGGATGAATCCCCTTATGAGGGAATGCAGCAAGGAGTTATTAAACTTTATGCCCAAATTATAGAGATGGCGGATAAACCTAAAATTCCCATTGGATTATTGGCAGAGAGTCCTTCAGGGCATACTGTGGATATTGATGAGGCGGACTATGGCGAGACTGCTTATAGGGCTATTATAGATATAGGATTATTAGATATTTCGCCAGAATATTTAATTCCCGAAGACCCTAAGGTTTCAGTAATTGGAGCAAGTTCAGATATGATTATCTTGGATTTAAGTGATAGAGAAGATCAATACAATGTAGGAGATATGGTGGCCTTTAGGATGAAATATATGGGAGCACTTGGAGTGTTTAATTCGGATTATATTGAAAAACGACTCATCTAAGTAAGAATATTTAGAGTGCTTAAAAAAATGAGCAGGCATCAAATCGAGCCTGCTCATTTTTTATTTAGAAGAAGTAATTAAGGTTGATTAATAGTTCGGCCCTGCATTAAATGCTGGAGCTCCTATATCATACCATAATCTTTCGCTATTCAATACGGTTGGTTCATTTTCTCCTGCCGTAAAGTTTTGATCTTGTATTGCTTTAAGCTGATTGGCATAGTTAAGGTTGTCTTTTGTTGGTGTGTTTACTGTAAAGCGTCTTGGAAATGGTAGTTTACCTGCAGGTACAGTCATTGGCTCACTAGTAAGAATTGTACTACCAATCTTCGGAATTCCCGTTCTGCGACAAGTAACATACAGTTCATTGGGAGCAGACAAGAAGTGTATATACATCTGTATATACACCTTCTCAAGATCCGTAGCCACATCTCCAGTGAGCATATAGTCAGGTTGTGCCAAAAGTGTCGTAATTTCACCATCTTTTAAGGCCACTTTACTTTCTGAAACCTCTATTCCAGCTCTATTTACATAGGTATCATGAGTCTCACTGTAGTATGGCATACCATTATTTCCAGCGATAAAGTCTGCTTGTTTGATGGAGGTGGTTACAGCTTTTCTTAAATATTCTTGTGCTGTACCCGAAATATTGGCTCCTAACAGTTTAAACTCTGCCAAATAAAGGTTAACCTCAGCGGATGACATGATAGTCCACGCATATGGCTTATCATCTTTCATATCTTTTACAGGTGCTCCAGGAGCATCCGGATATCTGTAATCTCTGTTTGGCTTTACAATCTTATATGAATATCGAGCTAGTGGATTGTATCCAACTGCGGCACCATTAGCAGCCTTTAATTCAAAGTTCACAGTGTTGAAATAGATGTCATTTGTTGCAGGTGTATTTGATGCTTCAGGATCTACTGGAGCACCATAATATCTTACCCAAGGTTCTCCTGCACCTTTCCAACCTCTAAAAGTCCTATTCCCTTCGGCATCTTCATCGTAATCTACATTAGCTAAAATGTATGGAGGAAGATCTTTTTCTTGATCAAAGAATGCTTGTATTACTTTAGAGTTAAAGTCATTCTTATGAAAATAGAAACGAACTCTTGGATCTTTGTTGGCAACTAAGAAATCGACTAGGTTTTTACCACCATTACCAAAATCAACATTGTTATTCATATGGTACATCTTTGAGGATGGGTAGTAATTGAAGTCATCTGAGAGGGTCGTCATAAAACCTGCAGGATGATTTACTACAGACTCTGCAATTTGGATGGCTTTGGCTCTATTTTGATGAAGTAAACGAACGGCAATTTTTAGACGTAAAGAATTTGTGAATTTTGCCCATTTACTCCAATCGCTTCCATATACAAAGTCTTGAGATCCTATACTCGTTTGGTCTACCACTTCATTATTAACTCTGACATCGTTTGTTAACACCTCTAAGGACTGATTCAACTCTGACAACATCTGATCTAGTAGTTCTTCCTGTAAATCATATTTAGGTGTTAGAAGCGGAGGATTAGTATATCTTGCTTTTCCTGCTTCTTTGTATGAGTATGCTCCTTTTGTATCAGTTTGCTTTAATACCTCAAAGATTTGAATAGGATAAGTGATCGCTCGGAGGTATTGATAGCCATTGGCTTCTGTTTGACCTAGTTGAGTGTCGATATTGTATCTCATATCTTCCAATGGTCCTAAAATATAACGATAGAAGTTAACACTTCCTGCAGAGCTCATTCGATTCATATTAAAATCATTACCTCCTCCAGAAACGGTGCTTTGACACCATGGGAAGAAATATTGACTATTATTATAAAACCACTCTGTATATGAATCAGGTCCCCCCATTCGATAAAGTGCCTCTGTAAAGAGGAAACTCATCTCTGGCTTTGATACATTTGATGGATCTGTATTGGTTTTTGCAAACTCTTCTCTGCTACAGCTGATGTTCATTAATACCAGAATGGCAAGTAATGAACTGATTATATTGTTTTTCATATCTTTCATTTTTAGATAAGAGACTTACAGGTTAAATTTCACTGCCAATGAATATGTTGCAGTATATGGTGTGAAGTTTCTTTCGAAGTATGAGTAATCACTTCGGTTTCCTCTTAAACCTTCAGGATTCAGATTGTTCGGTAATGAGTTGTATATGTAACCTAAGTTTCTCCCAACCAATGAAAGGTTTATATTCTTAATACCTACTTTCGATAACATCTGTTTTGGTAATGCATAGTTGATAGTTAATTGACGTAGAGAGATATAGTTTACTTCTGATACCCAACCATCATGTACGGTTCCTTGTCCCCAAGAATTACTTCTGTAGTGGTGATAAGAGGCATGTGTTGGTTCCACATATCCTTTTTCATAGGCATTCTGATAGGTCATGCCTGATACATCTTGTTTTGCTCCTGATGGGGTCGTTACTGTCGTTCCTGTAGCGAATACTCCATCCGGAATCAAACCGTCAGAATAACTCATTCCTGCATCATCTGCATATTTTGTGTCCCAAGCCATACCTCCATGTGCTTTGTCTCTATACTTTAGTGACTCTTCAGTATGGCCATATGCGGTTCCATAGCGGTTGTTATATGAAATGATCTCCCCTCCAAAACGCATATCAAATAGCGCACTAATAGAGAATGATTTATAACTTAATGAGGTGCTAATACTTCCTTCAAAATCAGGCATGATAGAGCCGACCTTTTCGATTTTACCACTTCTTTTTGCATAGGCACCACGAGCATTGTCATCCCATACTAGGACATTTTTCCCATTTCTTGCGTCTGCAATATTTTTCCCATCCGCATCTGTCGCTTGAAACTTTGCAGGATTAGAGTCCGAAAGTAGAACACCATACTCACCACCAATATAAGCAGCAGAACCTACTCTGAAGTTACCATAGCCTGGGCTACCTGCCAATACCTTATATTCCCCTACTGTAGGATGAAGGTATACGATTTCATTTTTATTTTTAGCATAGTTGAAATTCAAATCCCACTGAAAATTTCTTGTTTTGATAGGAGTCGTGTTTACTGCCAACTCAATT
It encodes:
- a CDS encoding efflux RND transporter permease subunit: MKEGIAGKIAKQFINSKLTPLLMLLFLGLGFYGASLTPREEEPQISVPIADIFISYPGASPKEVESRVSKPLEKVISNIKGVEYVYSTSMKDQAQLVVQFYVGDDVERSIVKLYNEIVKHMDQIPQGVSMPLIKTRSIDDVPVMSLTLWSETYNDYQLKRISTEVANEISTITDIAQVKVIGGRSREFAVTFDPNKLSGYGLDASVVAQRLMQENSQKTVGAFYQHNHTYSVQSGTFLRSQSDLENIIVSVKQNTPVYLNQVATVEDGPGKPTQYVTFGYGATHADSPNTYAASTISVAKRNGADAMQLADLVLEKVSHLEGKLIPRDVHIEVTRNYGKSASHKVNELMWHLLGSIIAVTFIVALSMGWRGGLVVFLSVPVTFALTLFVYYLLGYTLNRITLFALVFVTGIVVDDSIIIAENMHRHFKMRQKSFMDAALASISEVGNPTILATFTVIAAVLPMVAVSGMMGPYMSPMPIGAAFAMIFSLLVALTITPYIAYRLLKKEEGTEKHGADELSGVESTWIYKLYRKVMMPLLDSKKRRWGFIGAVVMLLIGSILLFYVKWVAVKMLPFDNKNEYQVVIDMPEGTTLEKTYEVTQALANYIKDQPEVKMYTSYVGTASPITFNGLVRHYDLRQASNMADIQVNLTDKSDRDLQSHDLAKMVRPGLEQIASNYGAKIKVVEMPPGPPVLSTLVVEVYGPDAVEQRRIALHVEDIFNDNPNVVDVDTYIEADTYGYKLIIDKQKALVRGVSTQQIEQVLQTSLHGSRIMNIIQSNENNEVPVNLQFEDKAYASIESIQAIKLLSRNGSMVYLGDVAKVNRVKEPKSIYRKNQHPVTYVTAEVAGSLESPVYPILDVKEQIEQIPVKGQDRLIEMYNGQPFNDDKYVVKWDGEWQITYDVFRDLGVAFAVVLVVIYMLIIGWFQDYKVPMIMMISIPLSLGGILVGHWIMGAYFTATSMIGLIALAGIMVRNAILLVDFINLRLLERVPLKQAIIEAGAVRTTPILLTAGTVVIGAFVILFDPIFQGLAISLMGGSIASTALTLIIVPLIFYMGYRKKYQ
- a CDS encoding GNAT family N-acetyltransferase; its protein translation is MIASFLEVHLEQYGDKIDDIEKAIDYIFNGNGGVLVVQKQQDQVVGATVINKTGMHGYIPENILVYIAIHKDFRGLGLGRKLMEKALNHVDGDVALHVERDNPAIKLYESIGFTNPYLEMRLKRCQ
- a CDS encoding alanine racemase, translating into MAYIVLDTKKLKHNFLFLNNLFSNNDKEWAVVSKLFCGNRGYLEYLISLGPNQICDSRISNLEIIKDIDPEMKTIYIKPPAHDVIEEVVRYADTSFNSELETIRLLSEEALKQDKIHKVIIMIELGDLREGIMGEDLIAFYGEVFELKGIEVTGIGANLNCLSGVLPSQDKLIQLSLYEQLIEANFHRQIPWVSGGTSITIPLIERGQVPKGVNHFRVGETLYFGNHLLDESPYEGMQQGVIKLYAQIIEMADKPKIPIGLLAESPSGHTVDIDEADYGETAYRAIIDIGLLDISPEYLIPEDPKVSVIGASSDMIILDLSDREDQYNVGDMVAFRMKYMGALGVFNSDYIEKRLI
- a CDS encoding SusD/RagB family nutrient-binding outer membrane lipoprotein — its product is MKNNIISSLLAILVLMNISCSREEFAKTNTDPSNVSKPEMSFLFTEALYRMGGPDSYTEWFYNNSQYFFPWCQSTVSGGGNDFNMNRMSSAGSVNFYRYILGPLEDMRYNIDTQLGQTEANGYQYLRAITYPIQIFEVLKQTDTKGAYSYKEAGKARYTNPPLLTPKYDLQEELLDQMLSELNQSLEVLTNDVRVNNEVVDQTSIGSQDFVYGSDWSKWAKFTNSLRLKIAVRLLHQNRAKAIQIAESVVNHPAGFMTTLSDDFNYYPSSKMYHMNNNVDFGNGGKNLVDFLVANKDPRVRFYFHKNDFNSKVIQAFFDQEKDLPPYILANVDYDEDAEGNRTFRGWKGAGEPWVRYYGAPVDPEASNTPATNDIYFNTVNFELKAANGAAVGYNPLARYSYKIVKPNRDYRYPDAPGAPVKDMKDDKPYAWTIMSSAEVNLYLAEFKLLGANISGTAQEYLRKAVTTSIKQADFIAGNNGMPYYSETHDTYVNRAGIEVSESKVALKDGEITTLLAQPDYMLTGDVATDLEKVYIQMYIHFLSAPNELYVTCRRTGIPKIGSTILTSEPMTVPAGKLPFPRRFTVNTPTKDNLNYANQLKAIQDQNFTAGENEPTVLNSERLWYDIGAPAFNAGPNY